In Pedobacter sp. MC2016-14, the following proteins share a genomic window:
- a CDS encoding gliding motility-associated C-terminal domain-containing protein: MNFALSVLLLPATACFAQSSAGQPIKIPYGTSGTLHANSVNAASYQWMKNGNIIPGATQLNYVVTTSGVYTVQAFNVHGCPSETSDPTTVIVEPNAVLSADVMIAKSAESRSVSLNDPFEYLLKIKNNGAGTATQVRVKDVLPDELVFESLVSPAVGTANYSQVTRTVSWNIDQMYNGQTAELRLMVKAIKPGIVKNTATVSSFETDPVLTNNSAADSKMIAGIIIANTFTPNGDGKNDTFVIPGIENYADNNLVILNRFGSHVYESKNYKNDWTGEGLNEGTYFYILKLKNAAGGLDVYKGYITLLRTKTN; encoded by the coding sequence ATGAATTTTGCACTTAGTGTGCTGTTGCTTCCCGCAACAGCATGCTTTGCGCAATCTTCTGCTGGGCAACCGATCAAAATACCTTATGGAACATCGGGTACGCTACACGCCAATTCTGTTAATGCAGCTTCTTATCAATGGATGAAAAACGGAAACATCATCCCGGGTGCCACACAACTGAATTATGTGGTAACAACCAGTGGCGTTTATACTGTGCAGGCTTTTAATGTCCATGGCTGTCCATCCGAAACTTCTGATCCAACTACGGTAATTGTGGAGCCAAACGCAGTGCTTAGCGCTGATGTAATGATTGCAAAAAGTGCTGAATCCAGGTCTGTATCGCTAAACGATCCCTTTGAATATTTATTAAAAATTAAGAACAATGGTGCCGGAACGGCAACGCAGGTAAGGGTTAAGGATGTTCTGCCTGATGAACTTGTTTTTGAATCTTTAGTAAGCCCTGCTGTGGGAACGGCAAATTACAGTCAGGTAACAAGAACTGTAAGCTGGAACATAGACCAAATGTACAACGGGCAGACTGCCGAGCTGAGGTTGATGGTTAAAGCAATTAAGCCGGGCATAGTAAAAAATACGGCCACCGTTAGTTCTTTTGAAACCGACCCTGTTTTAACTAACAATAGTGCTGCTGATTCTAAAATGATTGCGGGTATTATCATAGCCAATACATTTACACCAAATGGGGATGGCAAAAATGACACGTTTGTAATTCCGGGGATTGAGAATTACGCAGATAATAATCTTGTGATTTTGAACAGATTTGGAAGTCATGTTTACGAAAGCAAAAACTATAAAAATGACTGGACGGGCGAAGGGCTAAATGAAGGCACTTATTTTTATATTCTAAAATTAAAAAATGCCGCAGGTGGCCTGGATGTTTATAAAGGCTACATCACCCTTTTACGGACCAAGACAAATTAA
- a CDS encoding type IX secretion system membrane protein PorP/SprF, translating into MKKMVLPFLFILFFGFAKAQQDAQFTQYVFNGLHINPAYAGYKEDLFVQSFYRSQWEGVKGAPKTFTVSADVATNEGNVGLGLIVTNDKIGAQRYLTAFANYAYRLRVGYDESSRLSFGIALGIAQLGIDGNELSTIQDNDIIVPTGFQSIRVPDARFGIFYSNNNYYIGASATNILAKYMSRNATAQILVPVPQPHLYVTSGALFSLNDAIKIKPVLILKEDFKGPGSLDISGFLLLKEQVWLGAFARTSVNLVPKNNLQRGLTKESAMGGIIEVFAAPNLRIGYSYDYSINSLRNFNYGSHEISIGLYLKSKRADNGRLRCYDF; encoded by the coding sequence ATGAAAAAGATGGTATTACCTTTCCTGTTTATCTTGTTTTTTGGCTTTGCAAAGGCGCAACAGGATGCACAGTTTACACAATATGTGTTCAATGGACTGCATATCAATCCTGCTTATGCCGGATACAAGGAAGACCTTTTTGTTCAGTCTTTTTACCGCTCGCAATGGGAAGGTGTTAAGGGTGCGCCTAAAACATTTACGGTATCTGCAGATGTGGCCACTAATGAGGGTAATGTTGGGCTGGGCCTGATTGTTACCAATGATAAAATTGGCGCGCAACGTTATTTAACCGCATTTGCGAATTATGCTTACAGACTTAGAGTAGGCTATGATGAATCTTCCAGACTGTCTTTTGGGATTGCCCTCGGGATTGCACAACTTGGAATTGACGGTAATGAACTATCTACAATTCAGGATAACGACATCATTGTACCTACAGGTTTTCAAAGTATTAGGGTACCAGACGCCAGGTTCGGGATATTTTATTCAAACAACAACTACTATATTGGTGCTTCGGCCACCAACATCCTGGCTAAATACATGTCCAGAAACGCCACGGCACAAATTCTTGTTCCGGTGCCACAACCGCATTTGTATGTAACCAGCGGAGCTTTGTTTAGCTTAAATGATGCTATAAAAATTAAACCTGTGTTGATTTTAAAAGAAGATTTTAAAGGACCTGGTTCATTAGACATCAGTGGTTTTCTTCTACTTAAGGAACAGGTATGGTTGGGTGCTTTTGCACGTACTTCTGTAAACCTGGTACCAAAAAACAATCTGCAGCGGGGTTTGACAAAAGAGAGTGCAATGGGCGGTATTATAGAAGTTTTTGCTGCGCCTAATCTTAGAATAGGTTACTCTTACGATTATTCGATAAATTCTCTCCGCAATTTTAATTACGGGAGCCATGAGATTTCTATTGGCTTGTACCTAAAAAGCAAAAGGGCAGACAACGGAAGATTGCGCTGCTACGATTTTTAG
- a CDS encoding NAD(P)/FAD-dependent oxidoreductase: MRYETDILIVGGGLAGLTSSIHLSRAGFNVILVEKDAYPKHKVCGEYISNEVLPYLQQLGADPSFLNPIQITDLEFSTCAGENILTKLPLGGIGLSRYTLDHYLSLKAVEFGVKIIIDTITEIHFENYFFSVHSIEHEFKAKLVLGAYGKRAGLDQQLKRNFIKHQSPWLAVKAHYKGSYPKHVVGLHNFKGGYCGVSNVEEEKINICYLTDYANFKKHKNINEHRENVLYKNKNLKNVFESCTVDFDSPLSISQISFERKELVKDHVLMIGDTAGLIHPLCGNGMGMAIHSAKICAELIVQYYERGTTKNQGKELRAGLEDAYKTLWHKNFRKRMLMGRMLATILRKEYVADKLFWGFVKFPDLLPAVIRQTHGKPLI, translated from the coding sequence ATGCGCTACGAAACCGATATTTTAATAGTTGGTGGGGGTTTAGCTGGATTAACCAGTTCAATTCATTTATCCAGAGCCGGTTTTAACGTAATATTAGTTGAAAAAGATGCTTACCCGAAGCATAAAGTCTGCGGGGAATATATTTCGAATGAAGTCCTGCCCTATTTACAACAACTGGGTGCTGATCCTTCTTTTCTGAATCCTATACAAATTACAGATCTTGAATTTTCTACCTGCGCAGGTGAAAACATCCTGACCAAGTTACCACTAGGAGGCATTGGTCTTAGCAGGTATACCCTGGATCATTACTTATCGCTTAAGGCGGTGGAATTTGGTGTAAAAATCATCATTGATACGATAACCGAAATCCATTTTGAAAACTATTTCTTTTCAGTACATTCTATTGAACATGAATTTAAAGCGAAGCTGGTATTGGGTGCTTATGGAAAAAGAGCCGGCCTTGACCAGCAGTTGAAACGTAATTTTATAAAACATCAGTCTCCATGGCTGGCTGTAAAAGCGCATTACAAAGGCAGCTATCCGAAGCATGTTGTGGGCTTGCATAATTTTAAAGGAGGCTATTGTGGCGTATCTAACGTTGAGGAGGAGAAGATAAATATTTGTTACCTCACTGATTATGCAAACTTTAAAAAGCATAAAAACATCAATGAGCATCGGGAAAACGTATTGTATAAAAATAAAAATCTTAAGAATGTTTTTGAAAGTTGTACTGTGGATTTTGACAGCCCACTGAGCATCAGCCAAATATCTTTTGAAAGAAAGGAGCTTGTGAAAGATCATGTTTTAATGATTGGAGATACAGCTGGCCTTATTCACCCGCTTTGCGGAAATGGTATGGGCATGGCCATTCATAGTGCCAAAATTTGTGCTGAGCTAATTGTACAATATTATGAGCGAGGAACGACCAAAAATCAGGGAAAGGAATTGAGGGCTGGCCTGGAAGATGCTTACAAAACTTTATGGCACAAAAATTTTAGGAAGCGCATGCTGATGGGACGCATGCTGGCGACGATACTGAGAAAAGAATATGTAGCTGACAAACTATTTTGGGGTTTTGTTAAGTTTCCGGATTTGCTACCCGCAGTTATTAGACAAACTCATGGTAAACCACTAATTTAA
- a CDS encoding methyltransferase domain-containing protein produces the protein MLVNTTYRSEAQEIMDDFSMQGEILRDALDKIARINQLLGGNKITLEGVAKLLTGHTKREITIVDIGCGNGDMLRALAVYGTQNNLTLKLIGIDANAFTIGYAEQLSFGVRNISYKCVDIFEENALPECDIILCTLTLHHFKDDEIISLLGTFKSHATLGFVVNDLHRSKMAYYLFEALCFVFGLNYMSRKDGLVSILRGFKRKDLIAYSVKLGLNDYKLRWKWAFRYQWVVRTTKNVLKPMDQ, from the coding sequence ATGCTTGTAAATACTACTTATAGAAGCGAGGCACAGGAGATTATGGATGATTTTTCCATGCAGGGAGAAATATTGAGGGATGCCCTGGATAAAATTGCCCGCATTAACCAATTGTTGGGCGGAAATAAAATTACACTTGAAGGCGTTGCAAAGTTACTGACCGGACATACGAAAAGGGAAATAACCATTGTGGATATAGGTTGCGGAAATGGCGACATGCTGAGGGCACTAGCGGTTTATGGGACACAAAACAACTTAACTTTGAAGTTAATTGGAATTGATGCTAATGCTTTTACCATTGGCTATGCTGAACAACTTTCTTTTGGGGTAAGGAACATTAGTTATAAGTGTGTTGATATTTTTGAAGAAAATGCCCTTCCTGAATGCGACATTATATTGTGTACCCTGACACTGCACCATTTTAAAGACGATGAAATTATTTCCTTGCTGGGGACTTTTAAAAGCCATGCTACTTTGGGTTTTGTGGTGAATGATCTGCATAGAAGTAAAATGGCCTATTACTTATTTGAGGCCTTGTGTTTTGTTTTTGGTTTAAACTACATGTCGCGCAAGGATGGTCTGGTATCTATATTACGTGGATTTAAAAGGAAAGATTTGATTGCTTATTCTGTAAAGCTTGGGCTGAATGATTACAAATTGCGGTGGAAGTGGGCGTTTAGATACCAATGGGTAGTTAGAACGACAAAGAACGTATTAAAACCTATGGATCAATGA
- a CDS encoding type III polyketide synthase, with amino-acid sequence MSVKIKTVAKALPSYSRSTEEIIPFLDTWLHGQDERFVRKVKKIFENAGVDKRYSLMSPEEVFSNTSFEEKNNIYIREGIKLGAECLERALEKANWAPADIDYLITVSCTGIMIPSLDAFLINKLKMRQDVVRLPVTEMGCAAGISGMIYAKNFLKANPGKRAAVVAMESPAATFQLDDFSMANIVSAAIFGDGAACVLLSSFDDDEGPELVAEEMYHFYDAEHMMGFNLTNTGLQMVLDIEVPETIATHFPEIIYPFLAKENLTIADIDHLIFHPGGKKIVQVVEELFGKLGKNIDDTREVLRMYGNMSSATVLYVLERFMDAPHEKGETGLMLSFGPGFSAQRILLRW; translated from the coding sequence ATGAGTGTAAAAATTAAAACAGTTGCTAAGGCTTTGCCTTCTTATTCGCGAAGTACGGAAGAAATTATTCCTTTTTTAGATACCTGGTTGCATGGACAGGACGAGCGTTTTGTACGGAAGGTAAAAAAGATCTTTGAAAATGCGGGAGTGGACAAACGTTATTCACTAATGTCACCGGAAGAAGTATTTAGCAATACGTCTTTCGAAGAAAAAAACAACATCTATATTCGTGAGGGCATAAAGCTTGGGGCAGAATGCCTGGAGCGGGCATTAGAGAAAGCAAACTGGGCGCCAGCCGACATCGATTATTTGATTACGGTAAGTTGCACAGGAATTATGATCCCATCTCTGGATGCGTTTCTAATTAACAAACTAAAAATGAGACAGGATGTGGTAAGGCTGCCCGTAACTGAAATGGGCTGCGCTGCCGGGATATCGGGAATGATCTATGCAAAGAATTTTTTGAAAGCTAATCCTGGAAAACGTGCCGCAGTAGTTGCAATGGAATCTCCGGCTGCGACTTTTCAACTTGATGATTTTTCTATGGCCAATATTGTTAGTGCAGCGATATTTGGTGATGGTGCCGCCTGTGTATTACTCTCATCTTTTGATGATGATGAAGGCCCGGAACTGGTAGCTGAAGAGATGTACCATTTTTATGATGCAGAACACATGATGGGTTTTAACCTGACCAATACCGGTTTACAAATGGTATTGGATATTGAAGTACCTGAAACAATTGCGACCCATTTTCCGGAAATCATTTACCCCTTTTTAGCAAAAGAAAATTTGACCATAGCCGACATAGATCACTTAATTTTTCATCCCGGCGGTAAAAAGATTGTGCAGGTAGTTGAAGAGTTATTCGGGAAACTTGGTAAAAATATTGACGATACCAGGGAAGTACTGCGCATGTACGGAAACATGTCTAGCGCCACGGTTTTATATGTTTTGGAGAGATTTATGGATGCGCCTCATGAAAAAGGCGAAACAGGACTGATGTTGAGCTTTGGACCTGGTTTTTCTGCGCAAAGAATATTATTAAGATGGTAA
- a CDS encoding enoyl-ACP reductase, giving the protein MVREFEKQNYWAIILGGSSGLGLASAAKLAAHGMNILIVHRNTREEMKVINPLFEALKVPGIEVLTFNMDITNPACRAEVVKALLEKQAAGKIRCLLHSIAKGNLKAMVSDTAAVLENDDFVLTLQHMAISLYDWTKVTFEAKLFAEDARVLAFTSEGSAKAWKHYAAVSAAKASLEAITRSIALEFAPYGLRANCVQAGVTDTRSFRMIPGSDRLKEHSIENNPFKRLTTAEDVANVVYLLCKDEAGWINGAIIPVDGGAGIC; this is encoded by the coding sequence ATGGTAAGAGAGTTTGAAAAGCAGAACTATTGGGCCATTATTTTGGGCGGCAGCAGCGGTCTTGGTCTTGCTTCAGCTGCTAAACTGGCCGCTCATGGGATGAATATTTTAATTGTGCACCGCAATACGCGGGAGGAAATGAAGGTCATAAATCCATTATTTGAAGCCCTTAAAGTCCCCGGCATTGAGGTACTTACTTTTAATATGGATATCACAAACCCAGCATGCCGGGCGGAGGTTGTTAAAGCTTTATTAGAAAAACAGGCGGCAGGAAAAATACGCTGTTTATTGCACAGTATTGCAAAAGGCAATTTGAAAGCGATGGTATCAGATACAGCAGCGGTATTGGAAAATGACGATTTTGTGCTTACTTTGCAGCACATGGCCATTAGCTTGTACGACTGGACTAAAGTTACATTTGAGGCAAAATTATTTGCTGAAGATGCCCGTGTGCTTGCATTTACAAGCGAAGGCTCTGCCAAAGCATGGAAACATTATGCAGCGGTATCTGCGGCCAAGGCCAGTTTAGAAGCAATAACAAGAAGCATTGCACTTGAATTTGCACCTTATGGACTACGCGCCAATTGTGTGCAGGCTGGTGTAACCGATACCCGATCTTTTAGGATGATTCCTGGAAGTGATCGGCTTAAGGAGCATAGTATTGAGAACAATCCTTTTAAACGTTTAACAACTGCTGAAGATGTGGCAAATGTAGTTTACCTGCTTTGCAAAGATGAGGCAGGATGGATAAACGGCGCCATAATTCCTGTGGATGGAGGAGCTGGCATCTGCTAG
- a CDS encoding 3-hydroxyacyl-ACP dehydratase FabZ family protein — protein sequence MMKEQDILAKLPYSSPFLFVDDLQEIDENGVTGTYTFNSGLDFYKGHFKDHPVTPGVILTETMAQIGLVCLGIYLMGDLEAGMTGHVMLTSTAIDFMKPVFPGEQVTVVSEKVYFRFKKLHCNVVMKNGNGEIVCKGSLSGMVTTKLNG from the coding sequence ATGATGAAAGAACAAGATATATTAGCAAAATTACCTTACAGTAGTCCCTTTTTATTTGTAGATGACCTGCAAGAGATTGACGAAAATGGTGTTACCGGTACCTACACTTTTAACAGCGGGCTGGATTTTTATAAAGGACACTTTAAAGACCATCCTGTAACTCCTGGGGTAATTTTAACAGAAACGATGGCGCAAATTGGGTTGGTTTGTTTGGGGATTTATTTAATGGGCGACCTGGAAGCGGGAATGACTGGCCATGTTATGCTAACATCTACCGCAATTGATTTTATGAAACCTGTTTTTCCGGGTGAGCAGGTTACGGTAGTATCCGAGAAAGTATATTTCCGGTTTAAAAAACTGCATTGTAATGTAGTGATGAAAAACGGGAACGGCGAAATAGTTTGTAAGGGAAGCCTTTCTGGCATGGTTACTACCAAGTTAAATGGCTAA
- a CDS encoding beta-ketoacyl synthase produces MANRVVITGLGVVAPNGIGLAQFSEAIKLGKSGIKHQPMLQDLEFSCQIAGKPPLSEALISQYFNPLELKNFNSSGILYGVIAAVDAWKDAGLLINECTEPYWDCGTIFGTGTSGIDRFREAIYKIDEKLVRRLGSTVVQQTMASGISAWIAAKLGLGNQISTNSSACATGTEAILMAYERICAGKARIMLAGSTSDSGPYIWGGFDAMKVCTFKHNDFPEKGSRPMSASASGFVPGSGAGALVIESLDSALERGARIYAELLGGNVNSGGQRGKGTMTAPGPVAVQRCIVNAIKDAGIETQDVDVINAHLTATAMDALEIENWSIALQRSGTDFPYINSLKGMTGHCIAAAGSIETVAAVLEIKEGFIFPNLNCEDLNPHITEIVDPIKIPRELLHKNINILAKASFGFGDVNACIILKKYSHE; encoded by the coding sequence ATGGCTAACAGGGTTGTAATTACCGGATTGGGTGTAGTGGCGCCTAACGGAATTGGGCTAGCTCAATTTTCTGAAGCCATTAAACTGGGCAAGTCCGGAATTAAACATCAGCCTATGCTCCAGGATCTTGAATTTTCCTGCCAGATTGCGGGCAAACCTCCCCTTTCTGAAGCGTTAATTTCTCAGTACTTTAATCCGTTGGAGCTTAAAAACTTTAACAGCAGTGGTATTTTATATGGTGTGATTGCGGCAGTGGATGCCTGGAAGGATGCCGGACTGTTGATAAACGAATGTACGGAGCCGTACTGGGATTGCGGGACAATATTTGGAACGGGGACTTCGGGAATAGACAGGTTTCGTGAGGCCATTTACAAGATAGATGAAAAATTGGTACGCAGGTTGGGCAGCACAGTGGTACAGCAAACCATGGCAAGTGGGATAAGTGCCTGGATTGCCGCGAAATTAGGACTTGGCAACCAGATCAGTACAAACTCTTCTGCTTGTGCTACAGGTACTGAAGCTATTTTGATGGCGTACGAGCGCATCTGCGCTGGAAAAGCAAGGATTATGCTGGCCGGCAGCACAAGCGATAGTGGCCCCTACATTTGGGGTGGTTTTGATGCGATGAAAGTTTGCACGTTTAAGCATAACGATTTTCCGGAAAAGGGTTCGAGACCAATGAGTGCCTCTGCAAGTGGCTTTGTACCGGGAAGCGGTGCCGGAGCATTGGTGATAGAATCTTTGGATAGTGCGCTGGAAAGAGGTGCCCGAATTTATGCCGAACTACTGGGAGGGAATGTGAATAGTGGCGGGCAGCGAGGTAAGGGTACGATGACTGCCCCCGGCCCTGTGGCTGTACAAAGGTGCATTGTAAATGCCATTAAGGATGCAGGCATTGAAACGCAGGATGTTGACGTGATTAATGCGCATTTAACCGCAACTGCCATGGATGCCTTAGAAATTGAAAACTGGAGTATTGCACTTCAGCGAAGCGGCACCGATTTTCCATATATAAATTCTTTAAAAGGAATGACCGGACATTGTATTGCAGCAGCAGGGAGTATAGAAACTGTGGCTGCAGTATTGGAGATAAAGGAGGGATTTATTTTTCCAAACCTCAATTGTGAAGACCTGAATCCACACATTACGGAGATTGTGGATCCTATAAAAATACCACGTGAGCTACTGCATAAAAATATAAACATCCTTGCAAAGGCCAGCTTTGGTTTTGGGGACGTGAACGCTTGTATCATCTTAAAAAAATATAGCCATGAATGA
- a CDS encoding phosphopantetheine-binding protein, whose translation MNDETLKRLRPIVATYAQNKEALETITEDTDFIRDLKINSANLVDVVLDIEEEFDIEIDNDSMEQMLNVRVALQVIEAKLQQK comes from the coding sequence ATGAATGATGAAACATTAAAAAGATTGAGACCCATTGTTGCTACCTATGCACAAAATAAAGAGGCATTGGAAACGATTACGGAAGATACCGACTTTATAAGGGACCTTAAAATTAACTCTGCCAACCTTGTTGATGTGGTGCTGGATATTGAAGAAGAGTTTGACATTGAGATAGACAACGATTCCATGGAACAAATGCTAAATGTAAGGGTAGCTTTACAAGTGATTGAAGCTAAGTTACAACAGAAATGA
- a CDS encoding 4'-phosphopantetheinyl transferase superfamily protein translates to MIGIDLVDLHVAKSESNWRRTGYLEKIFTGAEQATIKNAVEPEIMVWLFWSMKEATYKVWSRMHANQRVYAPTKISCVVEELEQKCMAGLVTYMGQVYHTRSFLRADCIYTLSASQPQLFEQSTISITEWTGNEKPYPKDKAITVSHHGKYLALAW, encoded by the coding sequence ATGATAGGAATTGATCTGGTTGATTTACATGTGGCAAAGAGCGAGAGCAATTGGCGCAGAACAGGATATTTGGAAAAGATTTTTACAGGGGCAGAACAGGCGACCATAAAAAATGCGGTTGAACCAGAAATTATGGTTTGGTTGTTTTGGAGCATGAAGGAGGCCACATACAAGGTTTGGTCGAGAATGCATGCTAATCAAAGAGTTTATGCACCTACCAAAATATCCTGTGTAGTAGAGGAGCTGGAGCAGAAATGTATGGCTGGCCTGGTCACTTATATGGGGCAGGTATATCATACCCGATCTTTCTTAAGAGCGGATTGTATTTATACGTTGTCTGCTTCACAGCCACAACTTTTTGAACAATCCACAATAAGCATAACGGAGTGGACCGGTAACGAAAAACCTTATCCAAAAGATAAGGCTATTACCGTAAGTCACCATGGCAAATACCTGGCGCTTGCCTGGTAA
- a CDS encoding exopolyphosphatase gives MLRYAAIDIGSNAVRLLIADISKTSRGYEYKKNTLVRVPLRLGDDAFLDQKISDRKIEDLIKTMSAFKNLMDVYHVTTYLACATSAMREAKNGLEIVKKIKKIANIDLEIIEGQREANIIYANHIEETLDIRKSYLYIDVGGGSTELSVFVNKLPVASRSFDIGTIRILDNQDKDETWEEMRLWVKEQTKHLKNLAGIGTGGNINKLFKMSGEKDGHPLPFLKLRSMFNDLNSHSLKERITVFSLKPDRADVIIPACEIYLTLMKWTGIKQIYVPSVGLADGIINLLIDENLED, from the coding sequence ATGCTAAGATACGCTGCCATTGATATTGGCTCTAATGCCGTTAGGTTACTCATTGCCGATATTTCTAAAACAAGTCGGGGTTACGAATATAAAAAAAATACGCTGGTCAGAGTTCCCTTGCGCCTGGGTGATGATGCTTTTCTGGATCAGAAAATCAGCGACCGTAAAATTGAGGATTTAATCAAAACAATGTCGGCCTTTAAAAACCTCATGGATGTTTATCATGTAACCACTTATCTTGCCTGTGCTACTTCGGCCATGCGCGAAGCAAAGAATGGGCTGGAGATTGTTAAAAAGATCAAAAAGATAGCCAATATAGATTTAGAGATCATAGAGGGGCAGCGTGAGGCAAATATCATTTATGCCAATCATATCGAAGAAACGCTTGACATCAGGAAAAGTTATCTTTATATAGATGTGGGTGGCGGTAGTACAGAACTCTCGGTATTTGTGAATAAGCTTCCGGTAGCGTCCAGATCTTTTGATATTGGCACCATCAGAATCTTAGATAATCAGGACAAAGACGAAACCTGGGAAGAAATGAGACTTTGGGTAAAGGAACAGACCAAACATTTAAAAAATCTTGCTGGTATAGGTACCGGGGGTAATATCAATAAGCTTTTCAAAATGTCTGGCGAAAAAGACGGACATCCATTGCCATTTTTAAAGCTTAGGAGTATGTTTAATGATTTAAACAGCCACTCTTTAAAGGAAAGAATCACTGTTTTTAGCCTAAAGCCAGACCGTGCAGATGTAATTATTCCTGCCTGTGAAATTTACCTCACCTTAATGAAGTGGACAGGGATAAAACAAATTTATGTGCCCAGCGTAGGCCTGGCAGATGGTATCATTAACCTGCTGATTGACGAAAATTTAGAAGATTAA